AACAAAATTTCCAGCCTGCTTGATAAAGGAGCAATTGTTTGTTAGGAAAGTTGTATCCATATTAACCAGTGTTTCTCAACCTTTTATGGTTGTGACTATAAATACAGTCTGAACCTTGACTAGCGTATTACTTATACTTTCAGATGTTTATGAGCTTACGTTAttctatttatgtgtttttatattaccAGCACTATGAATTTCAGTAACTGTGTGTCCAGGAGAATCTTTACGCAATCCTACTATAGTAAATCAGCTACTTTACTCAAAATCAAAATATGAACCGTTGTGGATTCCTTTGTTTCCTAAGACCCTCTGATTAGGAATATGTAGTTTTCCATTAATATCTATTCTTCTAAATGCATTAAGTTCTCTTGAAGGTTACGAAAATTTGATAGGGACCTAAAACAAGAAGTGAAATGGCCATTGTACNNNNNNNNNNNNNNNNNNNNNNNNNNNNNNNNNNNNNNNNNNNNNNNNNNNNNNNNNNNNNNNNNNNNNNNNNNNNNNNNNNCGGGGCAGCTGTCTTTTAGAGAGTTTGACCTTTTtgttattccttcttcctcctgatCTTTTAATCCTTCAAGAAAGTTGTCTAGTTCCTCCTTCAGTATTTATTGGATATCTTTGTCCTGCAAATTTATCTCAGTGTTACAAGATCCAATTTTGTGATGCTTCGTAATGGAAAAGCAATAGTGGATATGATCACAAGATGNNNNNNNNNNNNNNNNNNNNNNNNNNNNNNNNNNNNNNNNNNNNNNNNNNNNNNNNNNNNNNNNNNNNNNNNNNNNNNNNNNNNNNNNNNNNNNNNNNNNNNNNNNNNNNNNNNNNNNNNNNNNNNNNNNNNNNNNNNNNNNNNNNNNNNNNNNNNNNNNNNNNNNNNNNNNNNNNNNNNNNNNNNNNNNNNNNNNNNNNNNNNNNNNNNNNNNNNNNNNNNNNNNNNNNNNNNNNNNNNNNNNNNNNNNNNNNNNNNNNNNNNNNNNNNNNNNNNNNNNNNNNNNNNNNNNNNNNNNNNNNNNNNNNNNNNNNNNNNNNNNNNNNNNNNNNNNNNNNNNNNNNNNNNNNNNNNNNNNNNNNNNNNNNNNNNNNNNNNNNNNNNNNNNNNNNNNNNNNNNNNNNNNNNNNNNNNNNNNNNNNNNNNNNNNNNNNNNNNNNNNNNNNNNNNNNNNNNNNNNNNNNNNNNNNNNNNNNNNNNNNNNNGGCATTATAACACACTGTAAAAAATAATCCAGTCGTAATTTACTTATCTACATGacttaaatctttaaaaaaaaaaaaatatcttcacagACTGAGGAAGTATAGTTATACAGTTTGTTCCTTTTGGGTACGTGAACCTCTGCTTGTCGAAGGTCACGCACAGAAGCCTATATAAAGCGGCTTCCACAACCAGTGAGCAGACACAGCGTTCTCAGTGAGCCAAGAAGAGGTCCAGCCATGAAGCTTGCGGTGAGTCGCCATATCTGTTGATTAAAGAAAAANNNNNNNNNNNNNNNNNNNNNNNNNNNNNNNNNNNNNNNNNNNNNNNNNNNNNNNNNNNNNNNNNNNNNNNNNNNNNNNNNNNNNNNNNNNNNNNNNNNNNNNNNNNNNNNNNNNNNNNNNNNNNNNNNNNNNNNNNNNNNNNNNNNCCTTACACCCTTTTTGTtcgtaataaaaaagggaaaatcattttAATGAAAACATTGTGTATTTCTCTAGCAGTTCAAATTTATAATGCTAATTTATTTTCCAGACAATCGCACTAGTGTGTTTGGCAGCGGCCGTGGTTACTCACGCCGATCCCGAACCACATAAGTATCNNNNNNNNNNNNNNNNNNNNNNNNNNNNNNNNNNNNNNNNNNATAACTACTATTCTCGGCATCACTATGTCAAGCTTCCAAGTGGCAGCACCTCCTCCGTCAGTACTCAAGTCCATGGTGTCACTAAACGCTCAGCTGACCCCATGCCGGAACCCAATCCGGAACCAACAGCTGACCCTGATCCATCCAATAGTTATAGTTACCAGGTAGTCAACCATGGTCATCCCCACTATGGATACCATCATGGATATCGCTACCCTTACAATACCTACCGCTACAACCACTACTATGGTTATCCTCACAGATACCACAGCCGCCACAAGAGATCAGTCGAATCTGAACCCGAACCTGAACCTCATTACAACTATCGCGGTCGCCCTCACTACTACAACAGATATTATCACGGTTACCCCCACTACTATCCTTACTATGCCGGTCACCGCTACCGCAACTGGTGATAGGGAAGAAACATTGACTGCGGCCTGTCTTGTGGCGATGGTTCTTTACTAGTTGTATCTGATAGTCTGGTTTGCTCACACCAGTTTTTCAGACACAACTAGTGCAGTAATCAGTGTAAGGGGCCACAGAAAACTAATGAATTGTCTTTTGAATGTCGAAATTCCTGTGTAAAGAATAAAGACTACAGTAATTTAACGAATATACCTTTATAACCCAGTAACTTTTCAAGACTTGAAATGTGAAGATTAAAACGGGATCTGTTNNNNNNNNNNNNNNNNNNNNNNNNNNNNNNNNNNNNNNNNNNNNNNNNNNNNNNNNNNNNNNNNNNATTTTCTGTATGTCAGACTACGTTCTTAATGCGACCTAAAATATTTATAAGatgcataaataataacaaataatactgtAAGAACTTAATGTGTATGGATTTCACTAGACTAAACCGGTGTTGTGTNNNNNNNNNNNNNNNNNNNNNNNNNNNNNNNNNNNNNNNNNNNNNNNNNNNNNNNNNGCATTGTTTATATCTTTAAACAGTCACACAGTGTTNNNNNNNNNNNNNNNNNNNNNNNNNNNNNNNNNNNNNNNNNNNNNNNNNNNNNNNNNCGCATGTTATCTTTCTTTTGTTCCTAAACAATCcctaatataatagatacatttACATTTCTTCCGCATTTCCAGTTTCGTTTAGTATTTTCTTCATTTAAACAAAATCTCCAGCCTGCTTGATGAAGGAGCAATTGTTTGTTAAGAAAGTTGTATTCATATTGACCAGTGTTTATCAACTTCTTTGGGTTGCGACCCTAAATACAGTCTGAACCTTGATTAGCGTATTAGTTATACTTTCAGATGTTTGTGAGCTTACTTTATTCTatccatatatgtttatgttactAACACTATGAATTTCAATTACTGTGTCCAGGAGAATCTATACGCTATCCTACTGAAATAAATCGGCTACTTCTCTCAAAATCTAAATAAGAACAGCTGTGGATTCCTTTGTTTTCTAAGACCCTCTGATTAGGAAAATGTAGTTTTTCCATTAATATCTACTCTTCTAAATGCACTCAGTTCTCTTGAAGATTACGAAGGTTTGATATGGAcctaaaacaagaaatgaaaNNNNNNNNNNNNNNNNNNNNNNNNNNNNNNNNNNNNNNNNNNNNNNNNNNNNNNNNNNNNNNNNNTCTTTGCAGCTGCCTAAGGAACGGGGCAGCTGTGTTTAGAGAGTTCGAGCTTTATGCAGTCTTTTTTTCCTCCTGATCTTTTAATCCTTCAGGAAAGTTGTGTTGTTCCTCCTTCAGTATTTGTTGGATATCTTTGTCCTGCAAATTAATGTCGGTGTTACAAGGCAGTTTGGATCCAATTTAGTGATATTTCCTAATGGATAAAGCAATAGTGGACCNNNNNNNNNNNNNNNNNNNNNNNNNNNNNNNNNNNNNNNNNNNNNNNNNNNNNNNNNNNNNNNNNNNNNNNNNNNNNNNNNNNNNNNNNNNNNNNNNNNNNNNNNNNNNNNNNNNNNNNNNNNNNNNNNNNNNNNNNNNNNNNNNNNNNNNNNNNNNNNNNNNNNNNNNNNNNNNNNNNNNNNNNNNNNNNNNNNNNNNNNNNNNNNNNNNNNNNNNNNNNNNNNNNNNNNNNNNNNNNNNNNNNNNNNNNNNNNNNNNNNNNNNNNNNNNNNNNNNNNNNNNNNNNNNNNNNNNNNNNNNNNNNNNNNNNNNNNNNNNNNNNNNNNNNNNNNNNNNNNNNNNNNNNNNNNNNNNNNNNNNNNNNNNNNNNNNNNNNNNNNNNNNNNNNNNNNNNNNNNNNNNNNNNNNNNNNNNNNNNNNNNNNNNNNNNNNNNNNNNNNNNNNNNNNNNNNNNNNNNNNNNNNNNNNNNNNNNNGAAAATAAAGGTTAACGTTATAACACACTGTaaaaaatgagtttaaaaaaTCTAGTCGTTATTTACTTATCTCCATGACTTACATCTTAAAAANNNNNNNNNNNNNNNNNNNNNNNNNNNNNNNNNNNNNNNTCTTCACAGACTGAGGAAGTACAGTTATACAGCCTGTTCCTTTCGGGTGCGTGAACTTCTGCTTGTCGAGGGTCACGCACAGGAGCCTATATAAACCGGCTTCCACAACCAGTGAGCAGAGCGTCCTCAGTGAGCCAAGTAGAGGTCCAGCCATGAAGCTTGCGGTGAGTCGCCATATCTGTTGATTATCGAAAAATATGTTAATACTTCAGTAAATATATCCGTGCATAAtcccagacagaaagacacacataaAGNNNNNNNNNNNNNNNNNNNNNNNNNNNNNNNNNNNNNNCCTACAAGTTTGNNNNNNNNNNNNNNNNNNNNNNNNNNNNNNNNNNNNNNNNNNNNNNNNNNNNNNNNNNNNNNNNNNNNNNNNNNNNNNNNNNNNNNNNNNNNNNNNCACATATCACTTTTACTCCTTATACCCTTTTTGTtcgtaataaaaaaggggaaataatattattttaatcgaAAACAATGTGCATTTCTCTAGTAGTTCAAATTTATAACACTAATTTATTTTCCAGGCAATCGCATTAGTATGTTTGGCAGCGGCCGTGGTTACGCACGCCGATCCCGAACCACACAAGTATCACTACTACCcttaccactactaccaccactaccctTACCATAACTACTATTCTCGGCATCACTATGTCAAGCTTCCAAGTGGCAGCACCTCCTCCGTCAGTACTCAAGTCCATGGTGTCACTAAACACTCAGCTGACCCCATGCCGGAACCCAATCCGGAACCAACAGCTGACCCTGATCCATCCAATAGTTATAGTTACCAGGTAGTCAACCATGGTCATCCCCACTATGGATACCATCATGGATATCGCTACCCTTACAATACCTACCGCTACAACCACTACTATGGTTATCCTCACCGATACCACAGCCACCACAAGAGATCAGTTGAATCAGAAACCGAACCTGAACCTCAATACAGCTATCACGGTCGCCCTCACTACTACAACAGATATTATCACGGTTACCCCCACTACTATCCTTACTATGCCGGTCACCGCTACCACAACTGGTGATAGGGAAGAAACATTGACTGCGGCCTGCCTTGTGGCGATGGTTCTTTACTAGTTGTATCTGATAGTCTGGTTTGCTCACACCGGTTTTTCAGACACAACTAGTGCAGTAATCAGTGTTAGGGGCCACAGAAAACTAATGAATTGTCTTTTGAATGTCGGAATAGTAGATTCCTGTGTGAAGAATAAAGACTATAGTAATTTAACGAATATACCTTTATAACCCTATAACTTTTCTTTTCAAGTATAGAGATCTCAATATTACTATgggatttgtttatgtatatatttgataatttccTGTATGTCAGACTACGATATAAATTATTCATAggatgcaaaaataataaataatactgcaAGAACTTAATGTGGATGGATTTCACTAGACTAAAtcggtgtgtgtgaatatacagtaCATGAACAGGGATATGTGTTCTTATCTTCACACACGCATTGTTTATACCTTTAAACACTTACACATTGTTNNNNNNNNNNNNNNNNNNNNNNNNNNNNNNNNNNNNNNNNNNNNNNNNNNNNNNNNNNNNCGCATGTTATCTTTCTTTTGTTCCTAAACAATCCTTAATAATAACAGATACATTTACATTTCTTCAGCATTTCCAGTTTCGTTTAGTATTTTCTTCAATTGAACAAAATCTCCAGCCTGCTTGATGAAGGAGCAATTATTTGTTAAGAAAGTTGTATTCACAGTGACTAGTGTTTCTCAACCTTTTTGGGTTGCGACCCTAAATACAGTCTGAACCTTGACTAGTGTATTAGTTATACTATCAGATGATTATGAGCTTAtgttactctatctatatatgtttatataacgcTATGAATTTCAATAAGTGTGTGTCCAGGAGATTCTTTACGCTATCCTACTGAAATAAATCAGCTACTTTACTCAAAATCAAAATATGAACAGCTGTGGATTCCTTTTGTATTCAAAAGACCCCgattaaaaaaattggtttttttccattaatgTTACTGTACTAAATCCTCTTTCTTTTGAAATTACTGTTGATAtggagtacaaaaaaaaaaaatggccattgCACACTCTAGACCTCTTTGCACAATTGTGCAATATATGGTTTCAAAANNNNNNNNNNNNNNNNNNNNNNNNNNNNNNNNNNNNNNNNNNNNNNNNNNNNNNNNNNNNNNNNNNAACCCCACCTAAAAAAGGGTGCACCCTGTTTAGAGGTTCAGCTTTATGCTATTCTCCTGACTTTTAACCCTTAAAGAAATTTTGTCTAGTTCCCCTTCAGTTTTTGTGGGTATTTTTGACTTGAAAAATTCATGTCAGTGTTACAAGGCAGTTTGGAcccaaattttttgttatattttctagtGCAGAAAGCAGTAGTGGATCTGATGACAAGATGGTCTGGTGAGCAGTCGCACCGGACATACTTGATACAATAAATGTGATANNNNNNNNNNNNNNNNNNNNNNNNNNNNNNNNNNNNNNNNNNNNNNNNNNNNNNNNNNNNNNNNNNNNNNNNNNNNNNNNNNNNNNNNNNNNNNNNNNNNNNNNNNNNNNNNNNNNNNNNNNNNNNNNNNNNNNNNNNNNNNNNNNNNNNNNNNNNNNNNNNNNNNNNNNNNNNNNNNNNNNNNNNNNNNNNNNNNNNNNNNNNNNNNNNNNNNNNNNNNNNNNNNNNNNNNNNNNNNNNNNNNNNNNNNNNNNNNNNNNNNNNNNNNNNNNNNNNNNNNNNNNNNNNNNNNNNNNNNNNNNNNNNNNNNNNNNNNNNNNNNNNNNNNNNNNNNNNNNNNNNNNNNTGCatgtaaaaattaagaaaagaaagaaaataaaggttaACTTTATTCacgtaaaattattttaaaaaatactagcTTTATTCTTTCTATAATTTAAATCNNNNNNNNNNNNNNNNNNNNNNNNTCTTCATAGACTGAGGAATTACAATTATACAGTTTGTTCCTTTCGGGTGCGTGAACCTCTGCTTGTAAAGTCCCCACAGGACCCTATATAAAGGGTTCCCCAAAGCAGTGAGCAGACACAGCGCCCTCGTACCCAAAAAGAGGTCCAGCCATGAAGTTTGGGGTGATTTGGCCATCCCTTTTGGGTTTAAACgaaaaatgttaatttaaataaatatccgTACAAActcagaaaaaacacacacaaagNNNNNNNNNNNNNNNNNNNNNNNNNNNNNNNNNNNNNNNNNNNNNNNNNNNNNNNNNNNNNNNNNNNNNNNNNNNNNNNNNNNNNNNNNNCcctttttcattgcatttttcgtaataaaaaagggaaaataatattattttaatctaaAACACTATATCCagcagttaaaaatatataatataatttattttccagGAAATTTGGCATTAGGTTTTTGGCAGCGGCGGGGGTATCACCgatcccaaaccccaaaagtaTCCCCACTccccttaccctaccctaccAACACCCTCCCATAACTACTTTTCCCGGCATCACTAGTCAAATCCAGGTAGCCACCCCCTCCGTCGTACTCAAGTCCATGGATCACAAAACGCTCAGTGACCCATCCCGGGAAACCCCAACCCGGAAACCCAAACAGCTGACCCTGACCCATCCAGTGCTATAGTTCCCAAAGTAGTCAACCATGGCCATCCCCACTATGGATACCACATGGTATcgtacccttaaaaaaaatacctcCCGCTAAACCACTACTAGGGTTTATCCCCACAGATACCCACCCAAAAGATCAGGAATCAGAAACCGAAAAAAACCTAATAAGCATCCCGGTCCCCTCACTACTACAACAAAATTTTATCACGGTTCCCCCCACTACTATCCTTACTATGCGGTCACCGCTCCCACAACTGGTGTGGGGAAAGAAACATTGACTGCGGCCCCCTTGTGGCGAGGGGCTTTACTAGTTGATCTATAGTCGGTTTTGCCACCCCGGTTTTTCAGACGATTAGTGCAGAAATCGGTTAGGAgcacagaaaataataaatttgtctTTTGATTGTGGGAATAGTAGATCctgtgaaaagaataaaaaatacagtaaattttaaagaaatacctTTATAAACCCCGTAAATTTTCAAGAAAAGTGAAgattaaaaagggatttttttttNNNNNNNNNNNNNNNNNNNNNNNNNNNNNNNNNNNNNNNNNNNNNNNNNNNNTTTTTGTTGTGAAGTTCTTAATGGCCTAAATATTTTTAagggataaataataaaaaataatacgtaAAAACTTAATTTATGGATTACTAGACTAAACCCGGGGTTGTGTGAAAATACAAGTGCTAAAAAATGTATGTGTTCATatcttcacacacaacacacgcttttttattcttttaaacagCACACAGTGTTTNNNNNNNNNNNNNNNNNNNNNNNNNNNNNNNNNNccctgttacttttttttgttcccaaCAATCCCCAATATAAtagaacattttcatttttttccccatttccgttTCGCttgattttttacattttaaaaaacaaaaactccagCCTGCTGATGAAGGGGCAATTGTGTTTAAGAAAGTTGTTTCATACGACCAGGTTTAAACTTTTTGGTGCGACCCAAAAACGTTGAAATGATTAGCGTATTATTTTGCTTTCAGAGTTTTTGAGCTtcgtatttatccatatatacaaacTATGAATTTCAATTTCTTGTCCAGGAGAATTTTGCGCTATCCCCACTGAAAAATCAGCTACTTctctcaaaaaattaaaaaagaaactgtggattcctttttttctaagaCCCTCTGATTAGGGAAAAAAGtagttttttcctttaaatttcttCTAAATGCACTCACTCTTTGAAAATTACGAAAGGGTTTTATTGGGcctaaaacaagaagaaatggcCCTTTTACTTTTTGACACCCAAAAATTTCACAGTATGGTATAgtgtttataattttctttgcaGTGCCTAAAAACGGGGCCTGTTTTTAGGAGTTGAgctttatcaaattcttttttttttccccggcttttAACCTTCAAAAAAGTTTTTAGTTCCCCACAGTATTGTTGGTATCTTTTTCTGCAAAATTTAAAGTCGATGTTAAGGGAGTTTGGGTCCCCAAATTTTTTGaacccccaaaggaaaagaaTAGGGGATCTAATCACAAATGGGGGTGAGCATCTGCACCTGTGAGTACAAACTGACCCGTGTCAACtgctacatatatattgttataattttatataattttNNNNNNNNNNNNNNNNNNNNNNNNNNNNNNNNNNNNNNNNNNNNNNNNNNNNNNNNNNNNNNNNNNNNNNNNNNNNNNNNNNNTATAATAAAGCTGGTACAATAGATTGTCATCTTAatagaaaaaggaatatatacaataaaatgtgtatgtgcgtgtttgtgttgggttttttttctgggggtgtgGTTTCTATAGttaggatatataaaaatatacacatgttttGTAAAGTATGCATTGTAGCATAGACATAACACTATtgcatatgtacacaaaaaaacataaaatataaatgtgtattatgtANNNNNNNNNNNNNNNNNNNNNNNNNNNNNNNNNNNNNNNNNNNNNNNNNNNNNNNNNNNAAAAATAAGAAAACATCCAATATACGTATAGAAATACATGAATTTATGTTATTTGTCCGAAAAGAAAAACTGCCATTTTaggctaaaaaatttaaaaaataaagggtttaaagtttttaaaaacgtgtaaaaaaaaaagagttaaaaaaaaactagtcgttattattatctcccTTTAATCTTNNNNNNNNNNNNNNNNNNNNNNNNNNNNNNNNTTCACAACGAGGAAGTACAGTTAtacagttttttccctttgggtccgTAAACCTTGCTTGCAAAAGGTCCGCACAGGCCTATATAAAGGGGTTCCACAACCGTGAGCAGACACAGGGGGGGGGCCTCATGGCCAAGTAGAGTCCAGCCATGAAGTTGCGGTGAGTCGCcatatcttttttgtttaaacgaaaaaattttaatatcataaattATCCGTGCATAATcccagacagaaagaaaaaccaaaagtatgttattatttcaaatatataaatctattatacctacaattttgaaaaatatgtaaaaaatacatcTACATTTTAAACCCCAtacttttttatctaattatccatACCTTTTATCCTTACCCCCTTTTTGTtcgtaataaaaaagggaaaaaaatatttttttaatcgaaaaaaaagggcatttctctaagttcaaattttaaaatacaaattttattttccgGGAAGCATTAGTGTGTTTGGCAGCGGCCGTGTTACCACCCCGATCCAAACCACAAAGAATCACTACTCCCCTTACCCTAACCACCACTCCCCTTCCCATAAATATTTTCTGGGGGCATCCTTTTTCAAGTTCCAAGGGGGCAGACCTCCTCCGTCAACCAAGTCCGGTGTCACTAAACGCTCAGCGACCCCATCCCGGGAAAACCCAAACCGGGAACCAAACAGGCCCCTGACCATAATAGTTATGTTACCAGGTAGTAAAACCATGGTATCCCCATTTGGGGATACCATCGGGTATCGTACCCTTACAACCCCTCCCGCTAAAACCATATTTGGTTTTCCTACAGATACCACAGCCACCACAAGAGATAGTTAAATCAGAAACGAACCTGAACCCAATAAGCTATCACGGCGCCCCATATAAACAGATTTATCAGGGTTCCCCCCCAACTACCCTTACTATGCCGGTCCCCGTCCCCCAAAAAGGTGATAGGGAAAAAAACATTGACTGGGGCCCTCCCCTTGTGGCGATGGTTCTTTGCTAGTTGTTCTGATAGTCGGGTTTGCTCCccggtttttcaaaaatttagtgCATAATCAGTGTTGGGGGACCACAAAAAACTAATGAACTATTTTTAAAATACGGAATTGAGATTCTTGtgaaaagaataagataataattaacgtatatctttcccccaaaattttttaaagggtttttaaaattaaaaaaactcgagtttttaccccccaaattttctttttttccatttctattccAGACTATTTCCCTTAATGccataaagtttttataaaaaaaatcaattacgaAGAACTTAATGTGGGGGTTTTCCTGACAAAATGGGTGTGTGTGaaacacaatacataaaaaaatgtatgtttcatttttttcacaccCACCAatcattgtttaattttttaaacccccaccaTTTTTCTTTANNNNNNNNNNNNNNNNNNNNNNNNNNNNNNNNNNNNNNNNNNNNNNNNNNNNNNGCANNNNNNNNNNNNNNNNNNNNNNNNgtcataaaaaaaccccaataattaaacattttacaaattttattatgcatttccggtttcttttagtatttttttcttttgaaaaaaatttcccaccccTGTTTGAAAAAAGGGCAATGTTTTTTAGGAATTTACTAATTTTGACCAGGTTTCTAAATCTTTTTGGGTTGGACCTAAATCAGTCTGAACCTTTGCTagcgttttatttatctatcaatgttTAAAAACATACTTACTCTACCCATATAGTTTACATAACACCTATAAATTTTAATAACTGTGCCCAGGAGAATCTAACGCACCCTCTGAAATAAATCACTATTTTactcaaaatcaaaatataaccggtggattcctttttttttctaagccccttgttaaaaaaagtttttttttcattaatttactcTTCTAAATGCATTCACCCTCTCTTGAAGATACAAGGTTGAactaaaacaagaaatgaaatggTCTTCATTTTCTGGACAAAAATACACTGTTGGGGTTTATTTGTGTGGTTCNNNNNNNNNNNNNNNNNNNNNNNNNNNNNNNNNNNNNNNNNNNNNNNNNNNNNNNNNNNNNNNNNNNNNNNNNNNNTGCACTGCCTAAAAAACAGGCGCTGTTTTTAGGAGTTCgagtttttgcttttcccttcttcctcctattttttaACCCTTAAGAAAGTTGTCTAGTTCCCCTTTTTGGGATCTTTGCCCTGCAAATTTATGTCATCCCCNNNNNNNNNNNNNNNNNNNNNNNNNNNNNNNNNNNNNNNNNNNNNNNNNNNNNNNNNNNNNNNNNNNNNNNNNNNNNNNNNNNNNNNNNNNNNNNNNNNNNNNNNNNNNNNNNNNNNNNNNNNNNNNNNNNNNNNNNNNNNNNNNNNNNNNNNNNNNNNNNNNNNNNNNNNNNNNNNNNNNNNNNNNNNNNNNNNNNNNNNNNNNNNNNNNNNNNNNNNNNNNNNNNNNNNNNNNNNNNNNNNNNNNNNNNNNNNNNNNNNNNNNNNNNNNNNNNNNNNNNNNNNNNNNGTTGGGTTTTTCGCAANNNNNNNNNNNNNNNNNNNNNNNNNNNNNNNNNNNNNNNNNNNNNNNNNNNNNNNNNNNNNNNNNNNNNNNNNNNNNNNNNNNNNNNNNNNNNNNNNNNNNNNNNNNNNNNNNNNNNNNNNNNNNNNNNNNNNNNNNNNNNNNNNNNNNNNNNNNNNNNNNNNNNNNNNNNNNNNNNNNNNNNNNNNNNNNNNNNNNNNNNNNNNNNNNNNNNNNNNNNNNNNNNNNNNNNNNNNNNNNNNNNNNNNNNNNNNNNNNNNNNNNNNNNNNNNNNNNNNNNNNNNNNNNNNNNNNNNNNNNNNNNNNNNNNNNNNNNNNNNNNNNNNNNNNNNNNNNNNNNNNNNNNNNNNNNNNNNNNNNNNNNNNNNNNNNNNNNNNNNNNNNNNNNNNNNNNNNNNNNNNNNNNNNNNNNNNNNNNNNNNNNNNNNNNNNNNNNNNNNNNNNNNNNNNNNNNNNNNNNNNNNNNNNNNNNNNNNNNNNNNNNNNNNNNNNNNNNNNNNNNNNNNNNNNNNNNNNNNNNNNNNNNNNNNNNNNNNNNNNNNNNNNNNNNNNNNNNNNN
This region of Penaeus monodon isolate SGIC_2016 chromosome 27, NSTDA_Pmon_1, whole genome shotgun sequence genomic DNA includes:
- the LOC119590361 gene encoding uncharacterized histidine-rich protein DDB_G0274557-like; protein product: MKLATIALVCLAAAVVTHADPEPHKYXXXXXXXXXXXXXXXNYYSRHHYVKLPSGSTSSVSTQVHGVTKRSADPMPEPNPEPTADPDPSNSYSYQVVNHGHPHYGYHHGYRYPYNTYRYNHYYGYPHRYHSRHKRSVESEPEPEPHYNYRGRPHYYNRYYHGYPHYYPYYAGHRYRNW
- the LOC119590647 gene encoding uncharacterized histidine-rich protein DDB_G0274557-like, with amino-acid sequence MKLAAIALVCLAAAVVTHADPEPHKYHYYPYHYYHHYPYHNYYSRHHYVKLPSGSTSSVSTQVHGVTKHSADPMPEPNPEPTADPDPSNSYSYQVVNHGHPHYGYHHGYRYPYNTYRYNHYYGYPHRYHSHHKRSVESETEPEPQYSYHGRPHYYNRYYHGYPHYYPYYAGHRYHNW